One genomic region from Evansella sp. LMS18 encodes:
- a CDS encoding Cof-type HAD-IIB family hydrolase, with translation MEQKVIFFDIDGTLLNHEKELPASTKESVFKLKEMGHIVAIATGRAPFMFAGLREELGIDSYVSFNGQYVVLNGEVVYRNSLDKASLLKLTETAMENEHPVVYMDHEDMKANVPEHPHIDESIGTMKLDVHPTHDPDYHVGRELYQTLLFCEEKEEQKYVEQFKDFDFVRWHPVSTDILPKGGSKAIGIEKIVSKLGFAKEQVYAFGDGLNDVEMLTEVHNSIAMGNGVEEAKSAARIVTQSVEDDGIYHGLKKAGLL, from the coding sequence ATGGAACAGAAAGTGATATTTTTTGATATTGACGGGACTCTTCTCAATCATGAAAAAGAGCTGCCTGCATCAACGAAGGAATCGGTTTTTAAGCTGAAGGAAATGGGCCATATTGTCGCTATTGCAACAGGGCGCGCTCCTTTTATGTTTGCTGGTTTGCGGGAAGAGCTGGGGATAGATTCCTACGTAAGTTTTAACGGGCAATACGTCGTTTTAAACGGGGAGGTTGTTTACCGAAATTCGTTAGATAAAGCTTCTCTGTTAAAATTGACGGAAACAGCCATGGAAAATGAACATCCGGTTGTGTATATGGACCATGAGGACATGAAGGCGAATGTTCCTGAGCATCCTCATATCGACGAGAGCATCGGAACAATGAAGCTCGATGTCCACCCTACCCATGACCCTGATTACCACGTGGGCCGTGAATTGTACCAGACACTGTTGTTCTGTGAGGAAAAAGAAGAGCAGAAATACGTGGAGCAATTTAAGGACTTTGACTTCGTACGCTGGCATCCTGTTTCAACGGATATCCTTCCAAAAGGAGGCTCAAAAGCTATTGGGATTGAAAAAATTGTCTCAAAGCTTGGCTTTGCGAAGGAACAGGTCTATGCATTCGGAGACGGCCTTAACGACGTTGAAATGCTGACGGAAGTACATAACAGCATAGCGATGGGCAACGGAGTGGAAGAAGCAAAATCCGCGGCCAGAATTGTTACCCAATCCGTGGAAGACGACGGAATATACCACGGTCTGAAAAAAGCAGGGTTGTTGTAA
- a CDS encoding alpha/beta hydrolase — protein sequence MNQSYFYLKLETHQLHMSSKNEKRRVRVLLPKNYDKEKAQNYPVVYMHDGQNVFYSSESFSGYSWKVIPAIKQNPDLPKMIVVGIDNAEQDRINEYTPWQITESPLPEDHELGGRGAEYAEFVMTVVKPFIDKHYRTKTDKYHTAMIGSSLGGNISAFMGIEYKDQIGGLGIFSLANWITSKAFDSYIAKQELDPKQRVYIQVGTQEGDDTDRQFMYGNMKQAYIDCSLKYYKQLIKGSVPIDSIQLNIFADEEHNEKAWAKHLPECLRFLSEKWS from the coding sequence ATGAATCAATCTTATTTTTATTTAAAATTAGAAACACATCAATTACATATGTCTAGTAAAAATGAAAAACGTCGCGTGCGTGTTTTGTTGCCGAAAAATTATGATAAAGAGAAGGCTCAAAATTATCCAGTTGTCTATATGCATGATGGTCAAAATGTTTTCTATAGTAGTGAATCTTTTAGCGGGTATTCATGGAAAGTTATTCCGGCTATTAAACAAAACCCAGATTTACCGAAGATGATTGTTGTTGGGATAGATAACGCTGAACAAGATCGAATTAATGAATATACGCCTTGGCAAATTACTGAAAGCCCACTTCCTGAAGACCATGAACTAGGCGGAAGAGGCGCGGAGTATGCTGAATTTGTCATGACAGTCGTGAAGCCGTTTATCGATAAGCATTACCGGACCAAAACGGATAAATATCATACAGCGATGATTGGCAGTTCACTTGGAGGGAATATTTCAGCTTTTATGGGTATTGAATATAAAGATCAAATTGGTGGTTTAGGCATTTTTTCTTTAGCCAATTGGATTACAAGTAAAGCCTTTGACAGTTATATTGCCAAACAAGAGCTGGATCCCAAACAACGTGTGTACATTCAAGTTGGGACTCAGGAAGGCGATGATACCGATCGGCAGTTTATGTATGGAAATATGAAGCAGGCATATATCGATTGCTCGCTTAAGTATTATAAACAGCTTATAAAAGGCTCTGTTCCAATTGACAGCATTCAATTAAATATTTTTGCGGATGAAGAACATAATGAAAAAGCATGGGCAAAACATTTGCCGGAATGTTTACGTTTCTTAAGTGAGAAGTGGTCTTGA
- a CDS encoding RND family transporter gives MPDIAAKIIKHNKAIVVIFTLLTIISAVAMLFVHVNYNMNDYIPEESPSTVAIEVMEAEFDSKMPNLQVMITDVSVQEALAYKEMLGEIDGVSDVTWLDDMFDLTVPLEMAEQDLLDSYYQEQNALFSMRVQEGEEVQVTDEIYELIGEENALAGEAADTAISQSMAFTETMYAAALLIPIIIIILVLSTNSWIEPVFFLTAIGVSVLINLGTNIFIGEISFITQSVAPILQLAVSLDYAIFLLHSFQEQRKNTASPEEAMQMAIKKSFPAIAASAATTFFGFMALAFMQFEIGADLGLNLVKGILLSFISVMVFLPALTILFYKWIDKTEHRPFIPAFRNIGKGILKVRYVSLILVFLVIVPAFLAQQETNFIYGVGEQPEDTRLGRDEVKIDEVFGQSTPAVLLVPRGDVAREAELEEALEEIDHVSSIVSYNQSVSPAIPPEYLDESVTEQFLSENHSQIIVYTETESEGELAFSVVESILETASSFYGDEYHALGESVSLYDLKTIIQHDNTVVNYLTVIAIAIVLLFTFRSLSLPVVLLLTIQSAVWINLAVPYFTDTPLVFVGYLVVGTVQLAATVDYAILFSENYMHNRKVMPARQAIMKTVDDKTFSISISAGILASVGLILWITSTNPIVSSIGLLLGRGAILAFIMVLFFLPAVLFVFDKVIGKTTLKAKFYREDQ, from the coding sequence ATGCCAGACATTGCAGCAAAGATTATTAAACATAATAAAGCAATCGTTGTTATTTTTACACTTTTAACTATCATCAGCGCAGTGGCAATGCTTTTCGTCCATGTTAATTACAATATGAACGATTATATCCCGGAAGAATCCCCTTCCACTGTGGCTATTGAGGTCATGGAAGCGGAGTTTGACAGCAAAATGCCCAATCTGCAGGTAATGATTACAGATGTATCCGTTCAGGAAGCTCTTGCGTATAAAGAGATGCTCGGAGAAATCGACGGAGTGTCCGATGTTACCTGGCTCGACGATATGTTTGACCTTACTGTTCCTTTGGAAATGGCGGAACAGGATTTATTAGATTCCTACTATCAAGAGCAAAACGCTCTGTTCTCCATGAGAGTGCAGGAAGGAGAAGAAGTGCAGGTTACTGATGAGATATACGAGCTCATCGGTGAGGAAAACGCCCTTGCAGGTGAAGCGGCGGATACGGCGATCTCCCAGAGCATGGCTTTTACAGAAACGATGTATGCGGCAGCTCTTCTTATCCCGATTATCATAATTATTCTCGTTCTGTCCACTAACTCATGGATCGAACCGGTATTTTTCCTGACTGCTATCGGGGTCTCCGTTCTCATTAACTTAGGAACGAATATTTTTATCGGGGAAATTTCCTTTATCACCCAGTCTGTAGCCCCCATACTCCAGCTGGCCGTTTCCCTCGATTATGCGATTTTCCTGCTTCATAGTTTCCAGGAGCAGCGGAAAAATACAGCTTCACCGGAAGAAGCAATGCAGATGGCGATTAAAAAATCTTTCCCAGCCATTGCAGCCAGTGCAGCGACTACCTTCTTCGGTTTTATGGCGCTTGCATTCATGCAGTTTGAAATCGGCGCCGATTTAGGACTCAACCTTGTAAAAGGTATTTTACTAAGTTTTATCAGTGTGATGGTATTTTTACCAGCGCTAACGATTCTGTTCTATAAGTGGATCGATAAAACGGAACACAGACCTTTCATACCGGCCTTCAGGAATATAGGCAAAGGGATTCTGAAAGTCAGATATGTCAGCTTAATTCTTGTTTTTCTCGTCATCGTTCCCGCGTTCCTTGCTCAGCAGGAAACAAACTTTATATACGGAGTCGGCGAACAGCCGGAGGATACCCGCCTCGGCCGCGATGAAGTGAAGATTGATGAGGTGTTCGGGCAGTCTACCCCGGCAGTGCTCCTCGTTCCAAGGGGCGATGTGGCCCGGGAAGCGGAACTGGAAGAAGCTCTGGAGGAAATTGACCATGTTTCCAGCATTGTTTCCTATAACCAGTCTGTCAGTCCCGCAATCCCGCCGGAGTATCTCGATGAATCGGTAACGGAACAGTTCCTTTCTGAAAACCACAGCCAGATAATCGTCTATACAGAGACGGAATCGGAAGGTGAACTTGCCTTCAGTGTTGTCGAGTCCATCCTTGAAACTGCAAGTTCCTTTTATGGGGATGAATACCACGCTCTTGGGGAAAGTGTATCATTGTACGACTTGAAAACGATTATCCAGCATGATAACACGGTTGTGAACTACCTGACTGTTATCGCCATCGCGATTGTCCTGCTGTTCACTTTCAGGTCCTTGTCCCTGCCGGTAGTCCTGCTCTTAACAATCCAGTCTGCTGTATGGATTAACCTTGCTGTGCCATATTTCACCGATACGCCACTGGTGTTTGTTGGCTATCTCGTAGTCGGGACGGTGCAGCTTGCAGCAACAGTGGATTATGCGATCTTGTTTAGCGAAAACTACATGCATAACCGGAAAGTTATGCCGGCGAGACAAGCCATTATGAAAACAGTGGATGATAAAACATTTTCCATATCTATTTCAGCCGGAATTTTAGCCAGCGTTGGTCTGATTCTCTGGATTACTTCCACGAACCCGATCGTGTCATCCATCGGCCTGCTTCTTGGCAGAGGAGCTATTTTAGCCTTCATCATGGTGCTCTTCTTCCTGCCGGCAGTACTGTTCGTATTCGATAAAGTTATTGGAAAAACAACGCTGAAAGCGAAATTTTACAGGGAGGATCAATGA
- a CDS encoding TetR/AcrR family transcriptional regulator, whose amino-acid sequence MKEWIPIPGTVKEKLINVAMEEFSLKGFNGVNISELAKKADTTTGAVYHHFGSKSKLYEVIRKDLEQRIFDRMEGAASLFDQPNKKLEAALITALDFVVKSKLCKVLSEDVTEYKENKVKHFVDEISKNSHLPVQVIIYSSWQSILKSIAEEEMTSDEGKKVLQWLLKRELS is encoded by the coding sequence ATGAAAGAATGGATACCAATACCAGGAACTGTTAAGGAAAAGTTGATTAATGTGGCAATGGAAGAGTTCAGTCTTAAGGGGTTTAACGGAGTTAACATCTCGGAATTGGCTAAGAAAGCCGACACCACTACTGGTGCAGTCTATCACCACTTTGGCTCAAAATCTAAACTTTATGAAGTCATCAGAAAAGATTTGGAGCAAAGAATCTTTGACAGAATGGAGGGGGCCGCGTCTTTGTTTGACCAGCCGAATAAAAAGCTGGAGGCTGCACTGATAACCGCTTTGGACTTTGTAGTAAAATCTAAACTTTGCAAAGTTTTGAGCGAAGATGTCACAGAATACAAAGAGAACAAAGTGAAACATTTCGTAGATGAAATAAGTAAAAACAGTCATTTACCTGTACAAGTAATCATTTACTCCTCATGGCAGTCCATACTTAAGAGTATCGCTGAGGAAGAAATGACTTCTGATGAGGGCAAAAAAGTACTTCAATGGCTATTAAAAAGGGAACTCAGCTGA
- a CDS encoding YhgE/Pip domain-containing protein yields the protein MNKKVPLFLLASALAFPQPVALANGGNENNSSEAETNSSSSEQEEESAENNTSSQEPGSNEEETEENELNEEEAEESGNNANGADAESGDSGDDASNEETETSGDTGNASSKEEVVYGTLHGDGSLNEIYVVNMFEVNEPGVIIDYGNYTTVTNLTNLTDLEILDGAVQFEGAEGLFYYQGNMEEAELPWDIDISYELDGATLPAEELAGESGHLELTINTTANENGNELFYENYTLQISLSLDSELVSNLEAENATIANAGKQRQISYTVMHDTDGEFILSADVTDFEMDGIDINAIPLSMAMEEPDMDEMKDEMRTLSDAIEEINDGVANLNDGVIELNDGVVSLSDGSGDYNSGIRELRDSSSELISASEEIRAALAEMHGGMSGSSGEMDMGELAELPAGLNQMADGLSEAGNGLLTLQENFSAAFWALDGAMDGIPAYGISEEEIQELYASGANEETVNQLVEVYTAAQTAKGTYDEVREAFIATESALQETGGSLNEMSGQLSGIASELSASMENMDGMDGLAELEQGLGQLSSNYGEFHSGLVEYTNGVGELADAYGEIDSGIGELADGTSELEDGVGELADGTEELAAETSDMPDQIQQEVDQMMADFDRSGFQPVSFVSAHNINVDKVQFVLTTEAIEIEETEDTAAADEEDESPGFWQRLMNLFS from the coding sequence ATGAACAAGAAAGTACCTTTATTTTTACTCGCATCCGCCCTCGCCTTCCCTCAGCCAGTTGCACTAGCAAACGGGGGGAACGAAAATAATTCTTCCGAGGCGGAAACTAATTCATCTTCCTCGGAGCAGGAGGAAGAATCTGCTGAAAATAATACATCTTCTCAAGAACCCGGCTCAAATGAGGAGGAAACGGAAGAAAATGAATTAAACGAAGAGGAAGCTGAGGAATCCGGGAATAATGCAAATGGTGCTGATGCAGAATCAGGTGACTCTGGGGACGACGCTTCAAATGAAGAAACGGAAACATCCGGTGACACTGGGAACGCTTCTTCAAAAGAGGAAGTCGTTTACGGTACCCTTCACGGTGACGGCAGCCTGAACGAAATTTATGTAGTAAACATGTTTGAAGTAAATGAGCCAGGCGTCATTATTGATTATGGAAATTATACAACTGTCACAAACTTAACGAACTTGACAGACCTGGAGATCCTCGATGGAGCTGTACAATTTGAGGGTGCTGAAGGCCTCTTCTACTATCAGGGGAACATGGAAGAAGCAGAGCTGCCTTGGGATATCGATATTTCCTACGAACTTGACGGGGCAACATTGCCGGCGGAAGAGCTTGCAGGAGAAAGCGGGCATCTGGAACTCACCATTAACACAACAGCAAACGAAAACGGCAATGAGCTTTTCTATGAGAATTACACTCTGCAAATCTCTTTATCTCTCGATTCTGAGCTGGTGAGCAATCTTGAAGCCGAAAACGCGACAATTGCTAATGCAGGCAAACAAAGACAGATCAGTTACACGGTTATGCATGACACGGACGGGGAATTTATTTTATCCGCTGATGTTACAGACTTTGAAATGGATGGCATCGATATTAACGCCATCCCCCTCTCCATGGCTATGGAAGAACCAGATATGGACGAGATGAAAGATGAGATGAGGACATTGAGTGATGCCATTGAAGAAATTAATGATGGCGTAGCAAATCTGAATGACGGTGTTATCGAGTTGAACGACGGCGTAGTAAGCCTCAGTGACGGTTCCGGTGACTACAACAGCGGTATCAGAGAACTCCGCGATTCTTCATCCGAGCTCATTTCGGCTTCCGAAGAGATCCGTGCAGCACTCGCCGAAATGCACGGTGGAATGAGCGGCTCTTCAGGAGAAATGGATATGGGAGAACTTGCTGAACTTCCAGCAGGCCTTAATCAAATGGCAGACGGTCTCAGCGAAGCAGGTAATGGCCTGCTCACTCTACAGGAAAACTTCTCCGCTGCTTTCTGGGCATTGGACGGAGCTATGGATGGCATTCCTGCTTACGGAATTTCCGAGGAAGAAATCCAGGAGCTGTATGCGAGCGGTGCAAACGAAGAAACCGTAAACCAGCTCGTGGAAGTTTATACTGCCGCCCAGACAGCTAAAGGCACTTACGACGAAGTTCGCGAAGCTTTTATAGCTACTGAGTCTGCCCTTCAGGAAACTGGCGGATCATTGAATGAGATGAGCGGACAGCTTAGCGGAATCGCCAGTGAGCTTTCTGCAAGTATGGAAAATATGGACGGTATGGATGGCCTCGCTGAACTAGAACAAGGGCTCGGCCAGCTTTCCTCAAATTACGGAGAGTTCCATTCCGGGTTGGTTGAATACACGAACGGAGTTGGAGAACTGGCAGACGCTTACGGTGAGATTGATTCAGGAATCGGTGAACTCGCTGACGGAACATCTGAACTGGAAGACGGCGTTGGCGAGCTCGCAGATGGCACTGAAGAATTAGCAGCCGAAACAAGTGATATGCCTGACCAGATCCAGCAGGAAGTGGATCAGATGATGGCCGACTTCGACAGATCCGGTTTCCAGCCTGTCTCCTTCGTTTCAGCCCATAATATCAATGTAGATAAAGTACAATTCGTGCTGACAACAGAAGCAATCGAAATCGAAGAAACAGAAGACACAGCTGCCGCCGATGAAGAAGATGAAAGCCCAGGCTTCTGGCAGCGATTGATGAACTTGTTTTCTTAA
- a CDS encoding VOC family protein — protein MKLMFLYHPVKNLKESLTFYRENLGFEEAWREGDHTVALKLPDTEVQLMMEEDDDGLTAGGVFLVDSVDTFFAKKKNMLRFIKEPIDIPPGRYAIYEDESGNPMRIIDFSNE, from the coding sequence ATGAAATTAATGTTTTTGTATCACCCGGTCAAGAATCTAAAAGAGTCGCTTACTTTTTATCGGGAAAACCTTGGTTTTGAGGAAGCATGGAGAGAAGGTGATCACACTGTCGCTTTAAAATTGCCTGACACAGAAGTCCAGCTGATGATGGAAGAAGATGACGATGGATTAACAGCGGGCGGAGTATTTTTGGTGGACAGTGTCGACACGTTTTTTGCTAAAAAAAAGAATATGCTCCGTTTTATCAAAGAACCGATAGATATTCCTCCAGGGCGGTATGCTATTTATGAAGATGAATCGGGCAATCCGATGCGTATTATTGATTTTTCCAATGAATAA
- a CDS encoding GNAT family N-acetyltransferase: protein MFYEANDDIRKHLVPMFKDIDSMIILSYLQGHMGTAYVDDLENPTVAQIVVGIFVFYAGDPHTKEAEELLFNLPEFALVIVESDEWKNRVEAVHGSKVEKFQRYRFEKNPAHLNRVHFENILSSLPEGYEIKKVDKEIVNDPSFNELSEDFVSQFVSVDDFLNRGVGYALLHEGKVVSAATSFSIYDTGIEIEIATHPQYKRKGLATITAAALILDCLDSGRYPSWDAANSESVELAKKLGYILKESYDTYFIENIKPTG from the coding sequence ATGTTCTATGAAGCTAACGACGATATAAGGAAACATCTGGTACCAATGTTTAAAGATATTGACAGCATGATTATCCTGTCTTACCTGCAGGGCCATATGGGAACGGCTTATGTAGATGACCTTGAGAATCCCACGGTTGCTCAAATAGTCGTGGGAATTTTTGTGTTTTATGCTGGGGACCCGCATACAAAAGAGGCTGAGGAACTGCTTTTTAACCTCCCTGAATTTGCACTTGTCATTGTTGAATCTGATGAGTGGAAAAATCGAGTTGAAGCCGTTCATGGCAGCAAGGTTGAGAAGTTTCAACGGTACAGGTTTGAAAAAAATCCCGCTCATTTAAACAGAGTACATTTTGAAAACATATTGTCTTCTTTACCAGAAGGTTATGAGATTAAGAAAGTTGATAAGGAGATAGTCAATGATCCTTCTTTTAATGAGCTGTCCGAGGATTTTGTGAGTCAATTCGTTTCTGTTGATGATTTTCTCAATAGAGGAGTTGGTTACGCACTCCTTCATGAAGGAAAAGTAGTTTCTGCGGCGACATCATTTAGTATATATGATACCGGCATAGAGATTGAAATTGCCACTCATCCTCAATACAAGAGAAAAGGTTTAGCGACTATAACAGCCGCAGCTTTGATTTTAGATTGTCTTGATAGTGGACGGTACCCCAGTTGGGATGCAGCCAATAGTGAATCTGTTGAATTAGCCAAAAAGCTTGGTTACATATTAAAGGAATCATATGATACGTATTTTATAGAAAATATAAAACCAACTGGATAA
- a CDS encoding GNAT family N-acetyltransferase, with product MNRKKEIAYKFSVMTQEQAEDIAFNWHYDGKYSFYDMEADKVDLKEFLNPQQRGNSTFSATETNELVGFFSYSKVTDRTFDIALGMRPDLTGKGNGIKYLKAVIYFIKSEVKPEKITLSVATFNQRAIKLYRNAGFKDMGTYMQDTNGSTFEFLKMKYIC from the coding sequence ATGAACCGGAAAAAGGAGATTGCATATAAGTTTAGTGTGATGACACAGGAACAAGCAGAGGATATTGCATTTAACTGGCATTATGATGGCAAGTATTCTTTTTATGATATGGAAGCTGATAAAGTAGATTTAAAAGAATTTTTAAACCCGCAACAGCGGGGGAATTCTACGTTCTCTGCAACAGAAACAAATGAATTGGTTGGTTTTTTTAGTTATAGTAAGGTTACCGACAGAACTTTTGATATTGCTTTAGGTATGAGACCTGATTTAACAGGAAAAGGCAATGGGATAAAATACTTAAAGGCTGTTATTTACTTTATTAAATCAGAAGTTAAACCTGAAAAAATTACTCTATCGGTTGCCACTTTTAATCAAAGAGCGATAAAACTATACAGAAATGCTGGATTTAAAGATATGGGCACCTATATGCAAGATACGAATGGAAGCACATTTGAATTTTTAAAAATGAAATATATATGTTAA
- a CDS encoding NCS2 family permease produces the protein MKKWIKDPFEINSNSTSVKQEMMAGTIGFFTIVYIIAVNSLILSEAGVPLEAAIIATIVTSVIGCLLMGFWANAPIILVPGMGINALFSYTMVHSMGLTWQEALAVVFVSGLIFMFVAFTSFAKKLSAVIPDSLKEAITVGLGLFLMLIGLEMGGIVAKGTDSIITLGEFNDPFVLAAVITFLIAIVLFMRNIPGNFLITIVLGTLIAAGFGLIDFQQAEGETVKASDYMEVFGAMSFENLFSFVFWIAVFSLTLVLVFENIGLVHGHVSFINKPDKFSRAFQANSVSAMLSGVFGTSPTVSTVETAAGMAAGGRTGLTAVTTGMLFAASVFFIPLIKLIPNSAIAPILIIIGGLMLQNIRNIDMKDMSESFPAIIIIAMIPFTYSIADGIAIGFILYPIIKVAIGRAREVSLSLYVIAVLFIFNFIFHFVG, from the coding sequence ATGAAGAAATGGATAAAGGATCCTTTTGAGATCAACAGTAACAGCACCTCGGTAAAGCAGGAGATGATGGCAGGTACGATTGGTTTTTTCACGATTGTTTATATTATTGCCGTTAACTCGCTTATTTTATCTGAGGCTGGCGTCCCTCTGGAAGCAGCAATCATCGCGACAATCGTTACCTCGGTTATTGGGTGCCTGCTTATGGGATTCTGGGCGAATGCTCCGATAATTCTTGTACCTGGGATGGGAATTAATGCGTTGTTTTCCTATACAATGGTGCATTCGATGGGGCTCACCTGGCAGGAAGCTCTTGCTGTCGTATTTGTATCCGGCTTAATTTTTATGTTCGTGGCTTTCACGAGCTTTGCGAAAAAATTGAGCGCGGTCATTCCAGATTCACTGAAAGAGGCCATTACAGTAGGACTCGGACTATTTCTCATGCTCATCGGGCTGGAAATGGGCGGAATCGTTGCAAAAGGAACGGACTCGATTATCACACTTGGCGAATTTAACGATCCATTCGTACTCGCAGCTGTTATTACATTCCTGATAGCCATCGTGTTATTTATGCGGAATATTCCCGGGAATTTTCTGATAACAATTGTTTTGGGGACACTGATTGCTGCCGGGTTCGGGTTGATCGATTTTCAACAGGCAGAAGGGGAAACTGTAAAAGCTTCGGACTACATGGAAGTTTTTGGCGCCATGTCTTTTGAAAACCTGTTTTCCTTTGTGTTCTGGATTGCTGTCTTTTCGCTGACACTCGTCCTTGTTTTTGAAAACATTGGCTTAGTGCATGGCCATGTTTCTTTCATTAATAAACCGGACAAGTTTTCCCGTGCTTTTCAGGCAAACTCCGTTTCCGCCATGTTGTCAGGCGTTTTCGGAACAAGCCCGACGGTCTCTACAGTGGAAACAGCTGCTGGTATGGCAGCCGGAGGAAGAACAGGGCTGACAGCAGTAACGACAGGTATGCTGTTTGCCGCATCAGTCTTTTTCATTCCGTTGATTAAGCTGATTCCAAACAGTGCGATCGCGCCGATTCTGATTATTATCGGAGGCTTGATGCTCCAGAATATCCGAAATATTGACATGAAGGATATGAGCGAAAGTTTCCCGGCAATCATCATCATCGCTATGATCCCGTTCACTTACAGCATCGCTGACGGAATCGCCATCGGTTTCATTTTATATCCGATAATTAAAGTGGCTATCGGCAGGGCGAGGGAAGTTTCCTTGTCATTGTACGTCATCGCCGTGTTGTTCATATTTAATTTCATTTTTCACTTCGTTGGGTGA
- a CDS encoding TetR-like C-terminal domain-containing protein: MMGSKLDRRKKYTRLVLKESFIKRMQEKPISTITIKEVCSLADINRSTFYSHYTDLYDLLAQIEDEIIADLNETLSSYNYTKDEEAIQMTEKLLEYIADNQESCQTLFSENGDPAFQKKVIMLAHDHLLKSLGEEEGQTPSNPEYVSLFIANGSIHIVQSWLKNGLKESPKEVAELIIKLATKGVSGFQ; the protein is encoded by the coding sequence ATGATGGGATCCAAGCTGGACAGAAGGAAGAAATACACCCGTTTAGTATTGAAGGAAAGCTTCATTAAACGGATGCAGGAAAAGCCGATTTCAACTATTACAATAAAAGAAGTGTGTTCACTTGCGGATATTAACCGTTCTACGTTTTACTCCCATTATACAGACCTGTACGATTTGCTTGCCCAGATTGAAGACGAGATTATCGCCGACTTAAATGAGACGCTATCTTCATATAATTATACAAAGGATGAAGAAGCAATACAGATGACGGAAAAACTCCTCGAATATATTGCAGACAACCAGGAAAGCTGCCAGACGTTATTCAGCGAAAACGGAGATCCGGCTTTTCAGAAAAAGGTTATCATGCTTGCACACGACCACTTATTAAAATCATTAGGAGAAGAAGAGGGGCAGACACCATCAAACCCGGAATATGTAAGCCTGTTTATCGCTAACGGCAGCATCCATATCGTGCAAAGCTGGCTGAAAAACGGTCTGAAAGAATCGCCGAAAGAAGTTGCCGAGTTAATCATAAAGCTGGCTACGAAGGGCGTTTCTGGCTTTCAGTAA
- a CDS encoding DinB family protein: protein MFLYNWQVREDWFEWCKTIPEEELLKERTGGMKSIINNLYHVIDCEQLWVNHMREQPVNNTSKNSAFSLNEVIKYSDITKLATKEFLESLSPDYENRTLKIQSKSGISYSFTYGKVIRHIASHEIHHIGQISVWSREIGLKPVSSDLLTRDYLGMDLLLPLPLR, encoded by the coding sequence ATGTTTTTATATAATTGGCAGGTAAGAGAAGACTGGTTCGAGTGGTGTAAAACTATTCCGGAAGAAGAACTGTTAAAAGAACGAACTGGCGGGATGAAAAGTATTATAAATAATTTGTATCATGTCATTGATTGTGAACAATTGTGGGTTAATCATATGCGGGAGCAACCTGTAAATAATACCAGCAAAAACTCTGCTTTTTCACTGAACGAAGTAATCAAATACTCAGATATTACCAAACTCGCAACTAAAGAATTTCTGGAATCTTTGTCACCTGACTATGAGAATAGAACCTTAAAGATTCAAAGTAAAAGTGGTATTTCTTATTCATTTACATATGGAAAGGTTATTCGCCATATAGCCTCACATGAAATTCATCATATTGGTCAAATTTCAGTTTGGTCCAGGGAAATTGGATTAAAGCCTGTTTCATCGGATTTACTTACAAGAGATTATCTCGGAATGGATCTTTTGCTGCCCCTTCCTTTAAGATGA